The Xenopus tropicalis strain Nigerian chromosome 2, UCB_Xtro_10.0, whole genome shotgun sequence genome window below encodes:
- the rpl21 gene encoding 60S ribosomal protein L21, whose product MTNTRGKRRGTRYMFSRPFRKHGVVPLSTYMRIYKKGDIVDIKGMGTIQKGMPHKCYHGKTGRVYNVTQHAVGIIVNKQIKGRILAKRINVRVEHIRHSKSRDSFLQRVKENERKKKEAKEKGIWVELKRQPAQPREAHFVTTGGVEPQLLEPIPYEFMA is encoded by the exons ATGACCAACACAAGAGGAAAAAGGCGGGGAACCCGTTATATGTTCTCCAGACCCTTCCGCAAACATG GCGTGGTACCTCTGTCAACGTACATGCGTATCTACAAGAAGGGTGATATTGTGGACATAAAG GGTATGGGCACAATCCAAAAAGGTATGCCCCACAAATGTTACCACGGCAAGACTGGCAGAGTTTACAATGTTACACAGCACGCTGTGGGAATTATTGTGAACAAGCAGATCAA GGGCCGGATCCTTGCCAAGAGAATCAACGTCCGCGTTGAGCACATTCGCCACTCTAAGAGCAGAGACAGCTTCCTGCAGCGCGTGAAGGAGAATGAGAGGAAGAAAAAGGAGGCCAAGGAGAAGGGAATATGGGTGGAGCTTAAACGCCAG CCTGCCCAGCCCAGAGAAGCTCATTTCGTTACGACTGGTGGTGTAGAGCCTCAGCTGCTTGAGCCTATCCCATACGAGTTCATGGCATAA
- the mtif3 gene encoding translation initiation factor IF-3, mitochondrial isoform X1, with translation MASSKQRELFAFILQMGDTDPTAKNDCFVSLHLLMSGAYLRKIFFGAANNGRCFFGKRFMLPSQWFKAASYCAANSIKSVRKGPLAIHVKGYSTTEQEDDFSKKPEKKKKEDPNARKVFGSIGRKIPYRLIHVFNDNGEDLGNMHRADVIRIMDEQGLKLVPIRENADPPIYKLLTGKQIHEEQLKIREKQKLSSGHGPVQIKELSFSACIAKHDLDIKTKQIIHWIEKKHHVRISVQKGSPAGGNDKLEVLNQIAENMSEHATCVVKPKLVKEGRSAVCVLRPWSEKELREQKKKVKEQPQGTDVPKTESTSLGSL, from the exons atggcctcgTCTAAGCAACGTGAACTATTTGCCTTCATCCTTCAAATGGGGGACACTGATCCaacagccaaaaatgattgctttgtGAGCCTACATTTATt GATGTCTGGTGCATATCTAAGGAAAATATTTTTCGGAGCGGCAAACAATGGGAGGTGTTTTTTTGGAAAGCGCTTCATGTTGCCCAGTCAGTGGTTTAAAGCAGCATCATATTGCGCAGCAAATTCCATTAAGAGTGTGAGAAAGGGACCTCTGGCGATTCATGTGAAGGGATATTCCACAACTGAACAAGAAGACGATTTTAGTAAGAaaccagagaaaaagaaaaaggaagaccCCAATGCCAGGAAAGTGTTTGGAAGCATTGGACGTAAAATTCCTTACCGCCTAATTCATGTCTTTAATGACAACGGAGAGGATCTAGGAAACATGCATAGGGCTGATGTTATCCGTATTATGGATGAACAAGGTCTAAAACTGGTTCCCATCAGGGAAAATGCTGATCCACCAATCTACAAACTTCTAACGGGCAAACAGATTCACGAAGAGCAGCTCAAGATTAGAGAGAAACAGAAACTTTCCTCCGGTCATG GTCCTGTACAAATAAAGGAGCTGTCCTTCTCAGCATGTATTGCAAAGCATGATTTGGacataaaaacaaagcaaatcATACACTGGATTGAAAAAAAGCATCACGTTCGAATCAGTGTTCAGAAAGGGAGCCCTGCAGGGGGGAATGACAAACTG GAAGTTTTAAATCAGATAGCTGAAAATATGTCCGAACATGCTACTTGTGTGGTCAAACCTAAACTTGTCAAGGAAGGAAGGTCAGCAGTATGTGTTCTGAGGCCATGGTCTGAGAAGGAACTACGTGAGCAGAAGAAGAAGGTCAAGGAGCAGCCTCAAGGCACAGATGTGCCTAAGACAGAAAGCACAAGTCTAGGGAGTTTGTAA
- the mtif3 gene encoding translation initiation factor IF-3, mitochondrial isoform X2 encodes MVRTSCSLTTQDRMSGAYLRKIFFGAANNGRCFFGKRFMLPSQWFKAASYCAANSIKSVRKGPLAIHVKGYSTTEQEDDFSKKPEKKKKEDPNARKVFGSIGRKIPYRLIHVFNDNGEDLGNMHRADVIRIMDEQGLKLVPIRENADPPIYKLLTGKQIHEEQLKIREKQKLSSGHGPVQIKELSFSACIAKHDLDIKTKQIIHWIEKKHHVRISVQKGSPAGGNDKLEVLNQIAENMSEHATCVVKPKLVKEGRSAVCVLRPWSEKELREQKKKVKEQPQGTDVPKTESTSLGSL; translated from the exons ATGGTACGTACTTCCTGTAGCCTGACAACACAAGACAG GATGTCTGGTGCATATCTAAGGAAAATATTTTTCGGAGCGGCAAACAATGGGAGGTGTTTTTTTGGAAAGCGCTTCATGTTGCCCAGTCAGTGGTTTAAAGCAGCATCATATTGCGCAGCAAATTCCATTAAGAGTGTGAGAAAGGGACCTCTGGCGATTCATGTGAAGGGATATTCCACAACTGAACAAGAAGACGATTTTAGTAAGAaaccagagaaaaagaaaaaggaagaccCCAATGCCAGGAAAGTGTTTGGAAGCATTGGACGTAAAATTCCTTACCGCCTAATTCATGTCTTTAATGACAACGGAGAGGATCTAGGAAACATGCATAGGGCTGATGTTATCCGTATTATGGATGAACAAGGTCTAAAACTGGTTCCCATCAGGGAAAATGCTGATCCACCAATCTACAAACTTCTAACGGGCAAACAGATTCACGAAGAGCAGCTCAAGATTAGAGAGAAACAGAAACTTTCCTCCGGTCATG GTCCTGTACAAATAAAGGAGCTGTCCTTCTCAGCATGTATTGCAAAGCATGATTTGGacataaaaacaaagcaaatcATACACTGGATTGAAAAAAAGCATCACGTTCGAATCAGTGTTCAGAAAGGGAGCCCTGCAGGGGGGAATGACAAACTG GAAGTTTTAAATCAGATAGCTGAAAATATGTCCGAACATGCTACTTGTGTGGTCAAACCTAAACTTGTCAAGGAAGGAAGGTCAGCAGTATGTGTTCTGAGGCCATGGTCTGAGAAGGAACTACGTGAGCAGAAGAAGAAGGTCAAGGAGCAGCCTCAAGGCACAGATGTGCCTAAGACAGAAAGCACAAGTCTAGGGAGTTTGTAA
- the mtif3 gene encoding translation initiation factor IF-3, mitochondrial isoform X3 — MPRMSGAYLRKIFFGAANNGRCFFGKRFMLPSQWFKAASYCAANSIKSVRKGPLAIHVKGYSTTEQEDDFSKKPEKKKKEDPNARKVFGSIGRKIPYRLIHVFNDNGEDLGNMHRADVIRIMDEQGLKLVPIRENADPPIYKLLTGKQIHEEQLKIREKQKLSSGHGPVQIKELSFSACIAKHDLDIKTKQIIHWIEKKHHVRISVQKGSPAGGNDKLEVLNQIAENMSEHATCVVKPKLVKEGRSAVCVLRPWSEKELREQKKKVKEQPQGTDVPKTESTSLGSL, encoded by the exons ATGCCCAG GATGTCTGGTGCATATCTAAGGAAAATATTTTTCGGAGCGGCAAACAATGGGAGGTGTTTTTTTGGAAAGCGCTTCATGTTGCCCAGTCAGTGGTTTAAAGCAGCATCATATTGCGCAGCAAATTCCATTAAGAGTGTGAGAAAGGGACCTCTGGCGATTCATGTGAAGGGATATTCCACAACTGAACAAGAAGACGATTTTAGTAAGAaaccagagaaaaagaaaaaggaagaccCCAATGCCAGGAAAGTGTTTGGAAGCATTGGACGTAAAATTCCTTACCGCCTAATTCATGTCTTTAATGACAACGGAGAGGATCTAGGAAACATGCATAGGGCTGATGTTATCCGTATTATGGATGAACAAGGTCTAAAACTGGTTCCCATCAGGGAAAATGCTGATCCACCAATCTACAAACTTCTAACGGGCAAACAGATTCACGAAGAGCAGCTCAAGATTAGAGAGAAACAGAAACTTTCCTCCGGTCATG GTCCTGTACAAATAAAGGAGCTGTCCTTCTCAGCATGTATTGCAAAGCATGATTTGGacataaaaacaaagcaaatcATACACTGGATTGAAAAAAAGCATCACGTTCGAATCAGTGTTCAGAAAGGGAGCCCTGCAGGGGGGAATGACAAACTG GAAGTTTTAAATCAGATAGCTGAAAATATGTCCGAACATGCTACTTGTGTGGTCAAACCTAAACTTGTCAAGGAAGGAAGGTCAGCAGTATGTGTTCTGAGGCCATGGTCTGAGAAGGAACTACGTGAGCAGAAGAAGAAGGTCAAGGAGCAGCCTCAAGGCACAGATGTGCCTAAGACAGAAAGCACAAGTCTAGGGAGTTTGTAA
- the mtif3 gene encoding translation initiation factor IF-3, mitochondrial isoform X4 — MSGAYLRKIFFGAANNGRCFFGKRFMLPSQWFKAASYCAANSIKSVRKGPLAIHVKGYSTTEQEDDFSKKPEKKKKEDPNARKVFGSIGRKIPYRLIHVFNDNGEDLGNMHRADVIRIMDEQGLKLVPIRENADPPIYKLLTGKQIHEEQLKIREKQKLSSGHGPVQIKELSFSACIAKHDLDIKTKQIIHWIEKKHHVRISVQKGSPAGGNDKLEVLNQIAENMSEHATCVVKPKLVKEGRSAVCVLRPWSEKELREQKKKVKEQPQGTDVPKTESTSLGSL, encoded by the exons ATGTCTGGTGCATATCTAAGGAAAATATTTTTCGGAGCGGCAAACAATGGGAGGTGTTTTTTTGGAAAGCGCTTCATGTTGCCCAGTCAGTGGTTTAAAGCAGCATCATATTGCGCAGCAAATTCCATTAAGAGTGTGAGAAAGGGACCTCTGGCGATTCATGTGAAGGGATATTCCACAACTGAACAAGAAGACGATTTTAGTAAGAaaccagagaaaaagaaaaaggaagaccCCAATGCCAGGAAAGTGTTTGGAAGCATTGGACGTAAAATTCCTTACCGCCTAATTCATGTCTTTAATGACAACGGAGAGGATCTAGGAAACATGCATAGGGCTGATGTTATCCGTATTATGGATGAACAAGGTCTAAAACTGGTTCCCATCAGGGAAAATGCTGATCCACCAATCTACAAACTTCTAACGGGCAAACAGATTCACGAAGAGCAGCTCAAGATTAGAGAGAAACAGAAACTTTCCTCCGGTCATG GTCCTGTACAAATAAAGGAGCTGTCCTTCTCAGCATGTATTGCAAAGCATGATTTGGacataaaaacaaagcaaatcATACACTGGATTGAAAAAAAGCATCACGTTCGAATCAGTGTTCAGAAAGGGAGCCCTGCAGGGGGGAATGACAAACTG GAAGTTTTAAATCAGATAGCTGAAAATATGTCCGAACATGCTACTTGTGTGGTCAAACCTAAACTTGTCAAGGAAGGAAGGTCAGCAGTATGTGTTCTGAGGCCATGGTCTGAGAAGGAACTACGTGAGCAGAAGAAGAAGGTCAAGGAGCAGCCTCAAGGCACAGATGTGCCTAAGACAGAAAGCACAAGTCTAGGGAGTTTGTAA
- the mtif3 gene encoding translation initiation factor IF-3, mitochondrial, translated as MLPSQWFKAASYCAANSIKSVRKGPLAIHVKGYSTTEQEDDFSKKPEKKKKEDPNARKVFGSIGRKIPYRLIHVFNDNGEDLGNMHRADVIRIMDEQGLKLVPIRENADPPIYKLLTGKQIHEEQLKIREKQKLSSGHGPVQIKELSFSACIAKHDLDIKTKQIIHWIEKKHHVRISVQKGSPAGGNDKLEVLNQIAENMSEHATCVVKPKLVKEGRSAVCVLRPWSEKELREQKKKVKEQPQGTDVPKTESTSLGSL; from the exons ATGTTGCCCAGTCAGTGGTTTAAAGCAGCATCATATTGCGCAGCAAATTCCATTAAGAGTGTGAGAAAGGGACCTCTGGCGATTCATGTGAAGGGATATTCCACAACTGAACAAGAAGACGATTTTAGTAAGAaaccagagaaaaagaaaaaggaagaccCCAATGCCAGGAAAGTGTTTGGAAGCATTGGACGTAAAATTCCTTACCGCCTAATTCATGTCTTTAATGACAACGGAGAGGATCTAGGAAACATGCATAGGGCTGATGTTATCCGTATTATGGATGAACAAGGTCTAAAACTGGTTCCCATCAGGGAAAATGCTGATCCACCAATCTACAAACTTCTAACGGGCAAACAGATTCACGAAGAGCAGCTCAAGATTAGAGAGAAACAGAAACTTTCCTCCGGTCATG GTCCTGTACAAATAAAGGAGCTGTCCTTCTCAGCATGTATTGCAAAGCATGATTTGGacataaaaacaaagcaaatcATACACTGGATTGAAAAAAAGCATCACGTTCGAATCAGTGTTCAGAAAGGGAGCCCTGCAGGGGGGAATGACAAACTG GAAGTTTTAAATCAGATAGCTGAAAATATGTCCGAACATGCTACTTGTGTGGTCAAACCTAAACTTGTCAAGGAAGGAAGGTCAGCAGTATGTGTTCTGAGGCCATGGTCTGAGAAGGAACTACGTGAGCAGAAGAAGAAGGTCAAGGAGCAGCCTCAAGGCACAGATGTGCCTAAGACAGAAAGCACAAGTCTAGGGAGTTTGTAA